A genomic stretch from Physeter macrocephalus isolate SW-GA chromosome 12, ASM283717v5, whole genome shotgun sequence includes:
- the IAH1 gene encoding isoamyl acetate-hydrolyzing esterase 1 homolog isoform X1, whose product MAVCEAVVCGSSLLWPRVLLFGDSITQFSFQQGGWGASLADKLVRKCDVLNRGFSGYNTRWAKIILPRLIRKGNGLDSPVAVTIFFGANDSALKEENPKQHIPLEEYAANLTSMVRYLQSADVPESRLILITPPPLCEAAWGQECLRQGCKLNRLNSVVGEYARACLQVAQDCGIDALDLWTLMQQDSQDFSSYLSDGLHLSPKGNEFLFSHLWPLIEKKVSSLPLLLPYWRDIAEAKPALSLLGDGDH is encoded by the exons ATGGCGGTGTGCGAGGCGGTGGTGTGTGGAAGCTCTCTGCTCTGGCCTCGGGTGTTGCTCTTCGGCGACTCCATCACCCAG ttttctttccagCAGGGTGGATGGGGAGCGTCACTGGCTGACAAGCTGGTCAG aaaatgcGATGTTCTGAATCGTGGATTTTCGGGTTACAATACCAGATGGGCGAAAATTATCCTCCCGAGGCTAATCAGGAAGGGGAACGGTTTGGACAGCCCAGTAGCAGTTACAATTTTCTTTGGTGCCAATGACAGTGCGCTAAAAG AGGAGAACCCCAAGCAGCACATCCCCCTGGAGGAGTACGCAGCGAACCTGACGAGCATGGTACGGTACCTGCAGTCCGCGGACGTGCCGGAGAGCAGGCTCATCCTCATCACTCCGCCGCCGCTCTGTGAGGCCGCGTGGGGACAGGAGTGCCTCAGGCAAG GGTGCAAATTAAATCGCCTCAACTCGGTCGTTGGTGAATATGCCAGGGCCTGCTTACAAGTAGCCCAAGACTGTGGGATTGATGCACTTGACCTGTGGACCCTGATGCAGCAGGACAGTCAG GACTTTTCTTCCTATTTGTCAGATGGACTACATTTATCACCAAAAGGAAATGAGTTTTTGTTCTCCCATCTTTGGCCTTTGATAGAGAAGAAAGTCTCTTCCCTGCCTTTGCTGCTCCCTTACTGGCGAGACATCGCAGAAGCAAAACCAGCACTAAGTCTTCTGGGAGATGGGGACCACTAG
- the IAH1 gene encoding isoamyl acetate-hydrolyzing esterase 1 homolog isoform X2 codes for MVRYLQSADVPESRLILITPPPLCEAAWGQECLRQGCKLNRLNSVVGEYARACLQVAQDCGIDALDLWTLMQQDSQDFSSYLSDGLHLSPKGNEFLFSHLWPLIEKKVSSLPLLLPYWRDIAEAKPALSLLGDGDH; via the exons ATGGTACGGTACCTGCAGTCCGCGGACGTGCCGGAGAGCAGGCTCATCCTCATCACTCCGCCGCCGCTCTGTGAGGCCGCGTGGGGACAGGAGTGCCTCAGGCAAG GGTGCAAATTAAATCGCCTCAACTCGGTCGTTGGTGAATATGCCAGGGCCTGCTTACAAGTAGCCCAAGACTGTGGGATTGATGCACTTGACCTGTGGACCCTGATGCAGCAGGACAGTCAG GACTTTTCTTCCTATTTGTCAGATGGACTACATTTATCACCAAAAGGAAATGAGTTTTTGTTCTCCCATCTTTGGCCTTTGATAGAGAAGAAAGTCTCTTCCCTGCCTTTGCTGCTCCCTTACTGGCGAGACATCGCAGAAGCAAAACCAGCACTAAGTCTTCTGGGAGATGGGGACCACTAG